The Lytechinus pictus isolate F3 Inbred unplaced genomic scaffold, Lp3.0 scaffold_61, whole genome shotgun sequence DNA segment AATGAGagcgtgtgtttctcataggagaaaatggctgctatcggAATGATCACTTGCAACCTATTTTTCAGATGAGCCAAAGTCATTTACAAATACAGATGATTGCTAGGTGTGACTTTGTTCAGAACCagcccgccatgacaccatggcaacttaCGTCACACTTCAGTACTCGAGATGACTGTACATTATTTTAGTTTAGgtagaaaataatacatgtacatgtgtattctACTGGGTTTGTACATTACTTGTAAGATTTGTAAATAAGACAAGGCTTTGCATGATGTACAGTAATTGCGTACTCCAAATGTATAGTAAAGGGAAGATgagatttgattttgataattggTACTCAATAATGCATCACGGTCTACCACTGCCTCCAAATGTATAGTATAGGGAAGATgtgatttcattttgataattggTACTCAATAATGCATCACGGTCTACCACTGCCTCCAAATGTATAGTAAAGGGAAGATgagatttgattttgataattggTGCTCAATAATGCATCACGGTCTACCACTGCCTCCAAATGTATAGTATAGGGAAGatgtgatttgattttgataattggTACTCAATAATGGATCACGGTCTACCACTGCCTCCAAATGTATAGTATAGGGAAGATgagatttgattttgataattggTACTCAATAATGCATCACAATAATATTAGCACTTGATATTTCTCATTTCTTCTACAGTACCATCAGTGAGAGAGAACTTTTGATGTTGTCGACAGAGATCAGACCAAGTTACTACAAGAAAGTTGGCATTAACCTGAATATCTCCATTGTAACCCTTGATAATATCAAGGAGCGTAGCCGAGATAACTGCGATGCATTGATGACAGCTTTCACAAGATGGAGGGATAAACAGCTTCCAGACACAAACATCAGGGCTCATCTTGCAGAGGCTTTACAAAAGAGTGGTCTAGTGTCGCTGTCTCAGAAACTGATTACTGGAAATCTATTAGGGACAggtgagaatgaaaaaaaaaaaaaaaaacttattttaacTTCCTGCAAGGAATCACTCCACCCTGTCATTGTTTTTCTTGGGAATAATTATAGAAAAATTCTTGTTCAGATAGTTTGTTGTTGGTAGAGCTACTAATCTAACAAGAAGGGTCTTATGTGAGCTGTTGTTTATCTGAATTTGTATGTAATGGCATCTATGGTGATCATCTTGGTAAAAACCTATTAGATAATAGTGTTCAGCATTTCAAAcaggttttttgtctcacctgcatagcagagtgaggcTACAGTGTGTATGCCATATCAAAACAAGTTTACTCTTATAaataatcctgtaaaattatatattttgtaatatcctgaagctttttccacatttaaaccatgacgaaaacctttcatttgaaaacactataccccagtttccctcaatcaattctcttctccaagtacgacaaaccataactgccccaagcaagcaatttaagtatcaaaacacctgtttctggtccgaagataacacaacagcccgagcaaagcatgccgtcattttaattcacttactttccttatttcgaggtcgattttcttcgttcgaacttgaaaatggactaacattagatttctgaatacaatatgcatttgaaaacgtgattaaatatcgaatacaataatttcattccgaaggtcctactacaggcagagaagtcttacgtaatagcacagctattgtttatcatttcgtccttggctcaacgctcataatctggcctgtggaggtaaaattgagacagcggggattacctggcctagcgggattgatcaggcgggtgtttcataaagctgttcgtaaataaaGAGCGACTGGTATCCTGTCTTGCagtaaatggtacacaccattggcgaaGATCTAGCGcgcgagaaaggatcaccagtcgctcttaaagtcgctcttaacttacgagcagctttatgaaacggccccctgggcttggaaatgattttgggatttacaaacgcaaaatggggtatagaaccgcagtttgcaatctgaactgcggtctttctccaaatgggggtttgacgtaatgaaCATTGGTACAGATTTCTTCAAGCAAGTGATGATATaactaaaaaaattattatgcttgagtgagcaccacttacttgtCAAAGGTTGGTGAAAAATGATCTGCGCAGGACTTGGAAATAGTTGCATGAATAAAAGTAGAcaataatcatgaagaacacaaaCTTTAGCGAGgaagattgatttgaagatatcttttgcctttttaacttgttttctTGCCCAAAACATTTCACAGTGCGCCATtgctttgaaagtgtgttggtctagttcataaaacttggacataagagtaatcaagtatcactgaacatcctgtgcgcattaaggtcacatgaccaaggtcaaaggtcaatgaactttggccataatgggggttatctgttgaattaccatcataactttgaaagtttattggtctagttcataaaacgtggaaataagatcaaccaagtatcactgaacatcttgtgcgagttatagtagttttcaaaatcagcactgctgctatattgaatcgcgtgatgcaggtgagaccgccagaggcattccacttgttgaaaTAACAGCATAActaagaaagtatatagacctagttcatgaaccttggacataagagtaatcagtattactgaacatcctctgtgagtttcaagtcacatgaccaagatcaaaggtcatttaaggtcatgacctttggccatgttagggttacatatatttgttgaattaccatcataactctgaaagtgtgtGGATCTAGTTCGTAatacttggatataagagtaatctaGTATCACTGGGGACAAGACTAATTTACTGTTCAGACTTTATAAATAGCCAATTAGCGCTTGCTATTTTGCGCCATTATGCCTACGCACCCTTTGTTATATTCTTTTGTTGTATTCACTTCCATTCGTTTGTGCGTCATACTCTGAAGAGTGCACAATGAAAATCCTAAGTATAAAGGCTCTTCTCGCTAAATTTTGGACTACTAAATGTCAATTAggaatttaataattaaagcataatgatttgaaaattcattatgtcaaaaataaattactgttgtcaataaaaacaaaaataatcagtCATTAACAAGAAGCAGTTTTCGCTCAAAGCATATAATATTTGTACAGACTACAAAATCATGTTAAAGAGCAACTTTGAGTCTGACATCCACTGACGCAATATTGGGCAATTTCATAACCGTATACCCGGGCGTCAAAACTTCCTCTCAAAAGTTGTTCAGATTTGACAGAAGATAGTCATGAAATGACTCCCGATCACCCTCAAAcgtttcatatttatttttaaaaaatatcgaGGCcactatgccccccccccctttagactAAATATTGTGGAATTGTCATGGTGCAGAGTTTCAGACTaatattttgtatgtttgattattttttgcaatttgttCTACCTGAAAACCAGAGTATTCCCCTTATTTGAACTCCAATATATTAAAAAACtagaagaaatacatgtatttctttaatAATTAGGATGTACTTAATTAGTGTCATTTGGATCTAATTTGATGATTCCTTGTAGAATGATTTTATTGAGTTTTTATCCTCTTTTTGTCACCTTTCACAATTGTGTGGGAGGAAGTGTGTTTCAATACAATTGTAAACTTTAATCCTCATTTTCTCAAAAGTAATATTTTATGATAGTGAATGTTCTTCTCTTTGTAATGAGGGTTAGGTTCATCCATTTAAAGCTGAGTATCTCCTCTCTCAGTAGGAATAAGTACCTGACAATTAATTTCTGGCAATTTATATGGGTATGTTTTGTCATGCCTGGTAACATACATATGTGATATGTATAGAATATCAAATGCAGAAATTGTCTACTGGTACTCACTGAAGAGTTCTTGATAATTTCAGtcattttggtaaaaaaataaataaaatttaaaagcaATCGACCAGGAATGATCAACAGTAGCAAAGTTATTGTGTTCATGTAAATATACGCTTCTTATAACCCTCCTTAATTCATTCATAGGTGCATCAATGCCAGCATCACAGACCCAACCACTCACTCCTGACCTGGTTGAAAGATGTAGAAAGGAGCTTCAATCCCATTACAGAAGATATTTCTGTAAGATTAGAGCTGATAGTCTTAATCCACGTTCCCTTGCGCCGTGTAAAGACATATATACACACCTTGTTTTGGAAGAAGAAGATTATCGCAATAAGAAGCGATCACTCGAATATAAGGACCTCTTCAAACTTAAAATTAATGGAGAGTTTCCAAATCGGATCATCATTCAGGGAGAAGCAGGGGCTGGAAAGACGACACTCTGCGCAAAGATTGCATGGGACTGGATAAACGGTAGTCCTGATGTTCCTAAGTTTGTATGGGTACTTGTAATCCCTCTTCGTGAAGTCAAGCGATATACAATTGGTCAGATAGTCAAGTCTTATCTCTCAAAGGACAACCCAGCAACAGCCTGTCAGATCACCAATTACATCCGTTCAAATCCAGAAAAGGTATTCATTGCCTGTGATGGATTAGATGAGTTTAGTGGCAAGGTTGTACAGCACTCTGAAACCAAACAAGAATTAGAAGGTGCTCAGCCAGAGTCTAATGATCAACCAGATTCAAGCCCAAAATCAAAGCGACGAAAGTTAATGGGGCATATGTCCTCACGTACACCAATTGCCCCATTGATGCCAAGAGGCAGCATCTCAGATGGAAGTGAAAGCACTACTGAAGAAGATGATATCTCTCTAGTACATATCCTTCGTTCAGATGAACTCAGCAATTGCCCAGTGATGGTGACCAGTCGTCCATGGAAGGCCAATGAGATAAAGTGGGATCTCAATCTAATGAAACTGTATGCTTTCATTCATGTGGAAGGCTTTAGTAAGAAGAATGTGGAGGTTTACATTCACAAGTACTTTAAAGACAATACAGTCACAGCAGATCAGCTTATTCAAATGATCAAAGAGAATGACATCATATCAGAGTATATGGCACCCTAtcctatctatatatctatgcTCTGTCTTATGTGGAGAGGACTtgatgacaaaaagaaagaattgtttAAAACCATTCGAACATTCTctgaattatttcatgagatgtTTGAATTCTTAAACGTGCATTATGTCCAAAAAGAGATCCAAGATCTAAGGGGTCCATCATTTAATGACCATCGctctaaaattgaaaaactcATGGAACCCGTTGCCAAATTGGCATTTGCTGGACTGCAATCGAATAACCTTATTTTCAATGAAGAAGATCTTGAACAGTACTCAGACTCTGTGAAAACAGCATGCAAAGTAGGGGTGTTGTCACAGGAGAATAAGCTCTCATCCATTCATGATAAGAGCAGACCGTTCCTGCAGTCAACATTCTTCTTTCCTCATAAACTATTCCAGGAGTACATGGCTGCAGTCTATCTTGCTTCTCTCTATGATTCAGATTGCACTGAATTTAAGAGGCTGATTGAGGAAGTAGTGATCCCTAGGAAGGAAGAGTTTAGGTATCTCCTGTACTTCACTGTGTCACAGGACAAAAACATTGCCAAGTATATCACCACATGTCTGCTACAACAGTACACCCAAAGCAGAGACGTTGCACAAAAGGAGCTGAATTTCTTGGTTGATGTAACCTTTGAGAGTCAAGATGAAGATACCAACGCCATGCTTCGGAATTCAGTGTCATCTCTGTCCATTGATGTTGAAGACACACACACTATAGCTGGTTATGCATCCACTGGGATATATTCAAAGGCGGTAAGTTGGATACAAAGGAAAAGTACCCTGATGTCATGCAtgtttctattttttcaatacagTAGCACACCTTCAGGAGTGTAGCTGAAAGTCATCAGAAAGATCTTACTAGTCTTGAAATTGActtatacataaaaaaaaaaaaaaaagctgaacCATTCAAACATCCATCTTTcagtttgtttttcatttactgAGTAAAATATCagtagtacatacatgtatgaagataTTGGAATCTTGAATTGGACTGAAACATTGTCCATCTTATGCATgcatattatgataattattataccGGGCGAGTTCAATAAAACTTAACATCTCAAATCCCCAATTTATGGAAAATGTATCATGAACACAATTATCAAAAATGGCATGAAAGATTATGTTcttccaaataatttgatacaatatctatggggtatttgttaacgcttggatgatcagtacagtaggtattctttgcacttatataatttttgttttttgcgccaaaataaagtattactgcattgaatgaatccagatgtcagtGATGTCATATTCCTACAAGGGCtgcattaaaatcaatttaaaaacatgttttcaataatgtacattataattgtttaataaacactGTTTAGTATCAATTTTTAAGTTAAttcattacgtcaaacccccgtttggagaaagacagcagttcagattgcaaactgcggttctataccccattttgcgtttgtaaatcccaaaatcatttccaagcccaaggggccgtttcataaagctgtttgtaagttaagagcgactttaagaacgactggtgatcctttctcgcgggctaaatcatcgccaatggtgtgtaccatttaccgcaaggcAGGATCACCAGTTGCTCtttatttacgaacagctttatgaaacactcgcctgatcaaccccgctaggccaggtaatccccactttcgccaaggacgaaatgataaacaacagctgtgctattacgtaagacttctctgcctgaagtaggaccttcggaatgaaattattgtattcgatatttaatcccgttttcaaaggcatattgtattcagaaatccaatgttggtccattttcaatttcgaacgaaaaaaaatcgaccttgaaataaggaaagtaagcgaaTGAAAATGACGGCATGCTATGCAGTGTTAATTTTCaattcgaacgaagaaaattgaccttgaaataaggaaagtaagcgaataaaaatgacggcatgctttgCAGGGACCGCGCTCAGCGCTGCGCATGCATcccatcgtgtgtggccccctgctgtgactgtatatgccgggctgttgtgttatcttcggaccgaggtcaagaaacaggtgttttgatacttcaATTGCTTGCTAGGGGCAGTTATGGTTTGttgtacttggagaagagaattgattgagggaaactggggtatagtgttctcaaactGAGGTTTTCGTTATGTTTTATTGACAAGGGATTCgcaaatatgtttactaactcatgtaggattatggCATCATAAaaatctggattcattcattgcagtcatgcctttggtgcaaatcaaaatttacatcactgcaaagaattaTCCAAGTGCAaagacataccacataaatatggtatcaaattatttgtgaGAAGAAACTTTTTCCAGCTGTATTTCATGATTATGTATTCATGCATGGCCGTATGCAGCTTTTGGATACCTAGGCATTGATAGTTTGTAAACATTATTGTGTAAGGGTGGTCCTTTTCaacccattccaagtttgcatttaTGCAGCACTGCTATCAATTCTTATATTCTGCACTGCCTAGCATATCAACCCCTTTGATCATTCAGATTCTGATCAGGGAATTTCCTGAGCTGACCAGAAAATCTCCAAGATCTAACCAACTCATCAAATTGTAACATTGCGCATGTTTGGAAGGGCAAAAACAGTACTTTACAGTAACAATTCATTTTAAGTTTGATAAGGGGATATGCACAATGATAGAGACAACAAGTCAGGTCTGTTTCATGCTCAATTCTAACTATATCGCATTCTTGATGTCATTCCTTTTTATTAACTTAATGAGCTAAAGTTAATTCACCGGaccttttttaattaaaaagaagaatatttcCACAAGTAATGCAAAGTATGATACACTCGTGGTTTGCCATTCACTGTTCAGCTTATTGTACTTGCATGTAtccatcattcatattttctatcAAGTCGATGCACTGATCCCctatcaaaaatgaaaaaaaaaaatcatttttggttGTTTTATACCCTTCTGATCATGACCATGTTAAATAATGAGCCCTAATAGATCACAGAAATAtccctgctcagatcctggatgGTAAAATGAGGGTTATCATGCTAATGCAGAAATACAACAGTgttgcaaacttggaatgggctgaaatgcACCACTGTTTACAGGGTGTGTAACAAAATGCTGAAGcaagaccaatgaaaattttcataaaagttaGATTATGAAATAAACTTTCTACTCCTCTACATTTGAttgagaatactaccacattttaAAAGTAATTCAGCCCtttgtcagagggacatttttgggggatgcactgtatagttatatatttcctatttttgtccCACCTATATAGCAGAgggagactataggcgctgctttcaggtcacatgaccagggtcaacaaactttagccatgttgggggtatttgaggaattgtcataacttttaaattttatggacctagtttatgaaacttggacataagggtgatcaagtacatgtattactggacatcctgcctgagtttcaggtcatatgaccaaggtcgaaggtcatttaaggtcaaggAACTTAGACCAAGTTgagggaatcaatatcgaaatcttaaccaaggttaagtttttgaaatgttattatcataactttgaaagtatgtggacttagttcataaaacttaaacGTAAGGGTAATGTAGTGCAtaactgaagatcctgcctgagtttcacttgtgtaaaacttaaaattgatattgaaaatgatgtatgatttttctttttgaatgaaaacaataattCTGACACCAATGGCAATCAAGTCTTTGAAACAAGGGAGGGACATGACAGCATTTCCTGCTGAGTTTATCATCTCTAATAGTCCTACTATCAACTTGATTCTAACAATGTGTTAATTTGTCATTCATATGTAACAGATCATGTTTATATTACTGTTTATATCAGTACAAgtctttgaaattaatttttcaattgAGATGAATACAGGATAGACATACTGAAATAGGCTTCCTTAACGACACACAGAAATTGTAGATACCACTATACTAATTACATTTATACTcttgggcattttcacggtaactgacattacacggcacaatgttttcacacctttcattgtgtgtatctctaaaacaacaaatgatgggagtttgcttttgatagagttaataaagtgaaccttgctgtatactctgatactaagttttcctatgtaaccacatttctttacgcatcagcaagcaaaaatgtgtcggtaactgacattacgcaaaaggacatgcaatttcagggtgttcattaaaattgaaatatctcatgtccctgagtagatagagtaataatttgaatatgtaaatatacctccattactaggttaagatgtgtcaaaatatttaaaaattcgtttttgtcttttggggactatgataatttttccacaaccatgctggtaactgacattacacttaatttgccatagagataacacatggaagtcaaatgtgtggaatcattgcattgtatcttctgtgcagggcttcgcatgaaagtgagcttgatgtggaagtatacccaagtttttaggaacatttcaatgaaaaactttttctttttcttaattcctttctttgatttgaacatttttatcattacttatcggtaactgacaatacacattaacatttaccagtgctatatgattttcaaaggcataattttcttggtacttatatatgtaaggctttttaaaatcataaaagtagtttcataatacttcacatttttaatcatcaaaagataagaaatgtatgttttacttactcggggggggggggggggtgttgtcatagcagctacatgttttcctatagtaatttaatattgcattgactgtacacatggatttttctgactatacacccataatatattcatcagttttatattgactttttaagccttttccttctccaacctccccctcccctcaaaaaaggcaaaaatgaataagggtctcctctcctaggctacatgtacatgtacccctcccccgaatctcatgcagccatgtagttttattgatttctattctggtcagtgcaagcaatgcttgttcatatctgtcggatttcaattctcttcataatttgtttaatcattttctttgctaatttcttttataagctgtcaacaaaaaataaactccagcttctaaactgaaactgaactatttgtaaattagaaaaaacaccacagttttagtagatccatgcaacattgatcagaactgtcaaatttcacttttcatctatacttgtaaaccaaaaacaaaattgtatcacacatccacactactaacaggtataaaaaccaggaatttacttttagcgaggcaatgctcaaaagaatcctagaaactaaaaaagggaccctggaaatccccttcatcacaatgttaagctttaaaaatgttgcagatttaggcaataggttgggaaaagtaccccctacccccccccccccccccccgaaaaccaaacaaaaaattgtctgatacaaacaattaggtacttggtaagtgcatgtacaaaacaatttca contains these protein-coding regions:
- the LOC129283407 gene encoding uncharacterized protein LOC129283407 isoform X1, which produces MTETLTEEKLMDLAEAVGDHKNVLKFGLKLGFQKSEVSTYISTNRRNDSSEGTTSMLFDWKRKTRRANQIPGIIKAFEDAGFAELVDDFFPSGEDVSQETTTTSRASTSTGAADVSALPHTISERELLMLSTEIRPSYYKKVGINLNISIVTLDNIKERSRDNCDALMTAFTRWRDKQLPDTNIRAHLAEALQKSGLVSLSQKLITGNLLGTGASMPASQTQPLTPDLVERCRKELQSHYRRYFCKIRADSLNPRSLAPCKDIYTHLVLEEEDYRNKKRSLEYKDLFKLKINGEFPNRIIIQGEAGAGKTTLCAKIAWDWINGSPDVPKFVWVLVIPLREVKRYTIGQIVKSYLSKDNPATACQITNYIRSNPEKVFIACDGLDEFSGKVVQHSETKQELEGAQPESNDQPDSSPKSKRRKLMGHMSSRTPIAPLMPRGSISDGSESTTEEDDISLVHILRSDELSNCPVMVTSRPWKANEIKWDLNLMKLYAFIHVEGFSKKNVEVYIHKYFKDNTVTADQLIQMIKENDIISEYMAPYPIYISMLCLMWRGLDDKKKELFKTIRTFSELFHEMFEFLNVHYVQKEIQDLRGPSFNDHRSKIEKLMEPVAKLAFAGLQSNNLIFNEEDLEQYSDSVKTACKVGVLSQENKLSSIHDKSRPFLQSTFFFPHKLFQEYMAAVYLASLYDSDCTEFKRLIEEVVIPRKEEFRYLLYFTVSQDKNIAKYITTCLLQQYTQSRDVAQKELNFLVDVTFESQDEDTNAMLRNSVSSLSIDVEDTHTIAGYASTGIYSKAIAMHIGGNVLIPSYGPGISKEVAAMVCSAPSLRDVKLTGSFHPTFYETLAKEGRTATAHTLEIFNGRRLSSASSHHLVEALCSIPNLTNLTLYKVCNQEEFCSLLNKKASTLKVHTLQIWDDEPLSSASSHHLVEALCSLPNLTNLILRRVCDEEELYSQLNEKASTLKVHTLDIEIDWPLSASSYHLVEALCFLPNLTNLILRGDWDQEFYSHLNEKASTLKGSFPQIRKGNFMFNGKPQKDLQSFLQAVSDEIGFYDENFSDESSSVGPSYLTRVLCCCCLFLRQINDE
- the LOC129283407 gene encoding uncharacterized protein LOC129283407 isoform X2; protein product: MTETLTEEKLMDLAEAVGDHKNVLKFGLKLGFQKSEVSTYISTNRRNDSSEGTTSMLFDWKRKTRRANQIPGIIKAFEDAGFAELVDDFFPSGEDVSQETTTTSRASTSTGAADVSALPHTISERELLMLSTEIRPSYYKKVGINLNISIVTLDNIKERSRDNCDALMTAFTRWRDKQLPDTNIRAHLAEALQKSGLVSLSQKLITGNLLGTGASMPASQTQPLTPDLVERCRKELQSHYRRYFCKIRADSLNPRSLAPCKDIYTHLVLEEEDYRNKKRSLEYKDLFKLKINGEFPNRIIIQGEAGAGKTTLCAKIAWDWINGSPDVPKFVWVLVIPLREVKRYTIGQIVKSYLSKDNPATACQITNYIRSNPEKVFIACDGLDEFSGKVVQHSETKQELEGAQPESNDQPDSSPKSKRRKLMGHMSSRTPIAPLMPRGSISDGSESTTEEDDISLVHILRSDELSNCPVMVTSRPWKANEIKWDLNLMKLYAFIHVEGFSKKNVEVYIHKYFKDNTVTADQLIQMIKENDIISEYMAPYPIYISMLCLMWRGLDDKKKELFKTIRTFSELFHEMFEFLNVHYVQKEIQDLRGPSFNDHRSKIEKLMEPVAKLAFAGLQSNNLIFNEEDLEQYSDSVKTACKVGVLSQENKLSSIHDKSRPFLQSTFFFPHKLFQEYMAAVYLASLYDSDCTEFKRLIEEVVIPRKEEFRYLLYFTVSQDKNIAKYITTCLLQQYTQSRDVAQKELNFLVDVTFESQDEDTNAMLRNSVSSLSIDVEDTHTIAGYASTGIYSKAIAMHIGGNVLIPSYGPGISKEVAAMVCSAPSLRDVKLTGSFHPTFYETLAKEGRTATVHTLQIWDDEPLSSASSHHLVEALCSLPNLTNLILRRVCDEEELYSQLNEKASTLKVHTLDIEIDWPLSASSYHLVEALCFLPNLTNLILRGDWDQEFYSHLNEKASTLKGSFPQIRKGNFMFNGKPQKDLQSFLQAVSDEIGFYDENFSDESSSVGPSYLTRVLCCCCLFLRQINDE